The Sciurus carolinensis chromosome 18, mSciCar1.2, whole genome shotgun sequence genome contains a region encoding:
- the Rbak gene encoding LOW QUALITY PROTEIN: RB-associated KRAB zinc finger protein (The sequence of the model RefSeq protein was modified relative to this genomic sequence to represent the inferred CDS: inserted 2 bases in 1 codon; deleted 1 base in 1 codon) has translation MNKLQGPVSFRDVAVDFTQEEWQQLDPEEKMTYRDVMLENYSNLVSVGYDVTKPNVIIKLEQGEEPWTIEDDDDFPCQSHSEVWKVDDMVERIQENEDQHSRQAGDMNSQTLMDDRGDAFDETYVDTHCVLSGINAHSCVSCGKNLESVSQLISSDGSYARKKPDECNECGKACHGEKSYEFNHNGDTCSQSEESILQKSFEYDECMEALDNEAVFIAHERAYMGEKPYEWDDSGPDFIQMSNFNAYQRSQMEMKPFECTECGKSFCKKSKFIIHQRAHTGEKPYECNVCGKSFSQKGTLTVHRRSHLEEKPYKCTECGKTFCQKLHLTQHLRTHSGEKPYECNECGKTFCQKTHLTLHQRNHSGERPYPCNECGKSFSRKSALSDHQRTHTGEKLYKCNECGKSYYRKSTLITHQRTHTGEKPYQCSECGKFFSRVSYLTIHYRSHLEEKPYECTECGKTFNLNSAFIRHRKVHTEEKLHECSECGKFSQLPYLTDRHTTHLEEKPYECNECGKTFLEIQPSVSSRHXPEGEKTYECNICGKSFSDLSYYTIHYRGHAEEKPFGCNECGKTFSHNSSLFRHQRVHTGEKPYECYECGKFFSQKSYLTIHHRIHSGEKPYECSKCGKVFSRMSNLTVHYRSHSGEKPYECNECGKVFSQKSYLTVHYRTHSGEKPYECNECGKKFHHRSAFNSHQRIHKRGNMNVLDVENL, from the exons ATGAACAAATTGCAG GGGCCAGTGTCATTCAGGGATGTGGCTGTGGACTTCACTCAAGAGGAGTGGCAGCAGCTGGACCCTGAAGAGAAGATGACGTACAGGGATGTGATGCTGGAGAACTACAGCAACCTTGTTTCTGTGG GGTATGATGTAACCAAACCAAATGTGATCATTAAGTTGGAGCAGGGAGAAGAGCCATGGACAATAGAAGATGATGATGACTTCCCCTGTCAAAGTCATTCAG AAGTTTGGAAAGTTGATGACATGGTAGAGAGAATCCAAGAAAATGAAGATCAACATTCAAGGCAAGCTGGTGACATGAACAGCCAAACTCTGATGGATGATAGAGGAGATGCTTTTGATGAAACTTATGTGGATACACACTGTGTTCTTTCAGGCATAAATGCTCACAGTTGTGTTTCCTGTGGGAAGAATTTAGAATCTGTTTCACAATTAATTAGTAGTGATGGAAGTTATGCCAGAAAGAAACCTGATGAGTGTAATGAGTGTGGAAAAGCTTGTCATGGAGAGAAGTCCTATGAGTTCAATCACAATGGGGATACCTGTTCTCAAAGTGAAGAAAGCATTCTGCAGAAATCCTTTGAATACGACGAGTGCATGGAAGCCTTAGACAATGAAGCTGTTTTTATTGCTCACGAGAGAGCTTATATGggggagaagccctatgaatgggACGATTCTGGACCAGATTTCATCCAGATGTCAAATTTTAATGCCTATCAGAGGTCACAGATGGAAATGAAGCCCTTTGAATGCACAGAATGTGGAAAGTCTTTCTGTAAAAAGTCTAAATTCATCATTCATCAGAGggctcatacaggagagaagccctatgaatgtaatgtGTGTGGGAAGTCCTTTAGTCAAAAGGGAACCCTCACTGTACATAGGAGATCACACTTAGAGGAGAAGCCCTATAAGTGTACtgaatgtgggaaaaccttcTGTCAGAAGTTACATCTCACACAGCATCTGAGAACCCAttcaggagagaagccctatgaatgtaatgaGTGTGGGAAAACCTTCTGTCAAAAAACGCATCTCACCCTACACCAGAGAAACCATTCAGGAGAGAGACCGTATCCATGTAACGAATGC GGGAAGTCCTTTTCCCGCAAGTCAGCCCTCAGTGACCATCAGAGAACGCACACAGGAGAGAAACTTTATAAATGTAATGAGTGTGGGAAATCCTACTACCGAAAGTCCACTCTCATTACGCATCAGAGaacacacacaggagagaaaccctatcaGTGTAGTGAATGTGGGAAGTTCTTTTCTCGGGTGTCATACCTCACTATACATTATAGGAGTCATTTAGAAGAGAAACCTTATGAGTGTAccgaatgtggcaaaactttcaATTTAAATTCAGCCTTCATTAGGCATCGGAAAGTACACACAGAAGAGAAACTCCATGAGTGTAGTGAATGTGGAAAATTCTCTCAGTTGCCATATCTCACTGATCGTCATACAACCCATTTAgaagagaaaccctatgaatgtaatgaatgtgggaaaaccttcctTGAAATTCAGCCTTCGGTGAGCTCCAGGCA TCCAGAAGGGGAGAAAACCTACGAATGTAATATATGTGGAAAATCATTCTCTGATTTGTCATACTATACCATTCATTACAGAGGTCATGCAGAAGAGAAACCCTTTGGATGCAACGAATGTGGGAAAACCTTCTCCCATAACTCCTCCCTCTTTAGACATCAAAGAGTACACACAGgcgagaagccctatgaatgttaTGAATGTGGAAAATTCTTCTCTCAAAAGTCATATCTGACTATTCACCATCGGATTCATtcaggagagaaaccctatgaatgtagtAAATGTGGGAAAGTCTTCTCTCGGATGTCAAACCTCACTGTACACTATAGAAGCCATtcaggagagaaaccctatgaatgtaatgaGTGTGGGAAAGTCTTTTCTCAGAAGTCGTACCTCACTGTACATTACAGAACTCATTCAGGAGAGAAACCttatgaatgtaatgaatgtgggaaaaaatTCCACCACAGATCAGCCTTCAAtagccatcagagaattcataaaaGAGGGAATATGAATGTACTTGATGTGGAAAACCTCTAA